In the genome of Candidatus Ruthia magnifica str. Cm (Calyptogena magnifica), one region contains:
- the cmoB gene encoding tRNA 5-methoxyuridine(34)/uridine 5-oxyacetic acid(34) synthase CmoB, whose product MLSDFYKYATSTQLDLICTQLINLSTHVFNTNNGNIPKWEQAIKQIKTQNTGSLDFITPYLNISAHHINNFTLEKSLKQLIPWRKGPYQIGDLQLDSEWRGDMKWHRLIPHIKPLKDKVVLDVGSGNGYFTYLMAISGAKIALGIEPFLLFNYQFQAIRTLINNLPNVFVLPLSLDKIPKKPLFDTVFSMGVLYHQKDYELHLNQLKDVMKPSGELILETLIIDLEKVKKIIPKGRYAKMRNVYCLPSKNTLRTWLEDAEFKNIKLLDVTKTTSKEQRATHWIGNNTQSLKNFLDPNNRDLTIEGFPAPKRAIFICQK is encoded by the coding sequence ATGCTTAGTGATTTTTATAAATACGCTACATCAACACAACTAGATTTGATATGCACACAACTTATCAATTTATCAACCCATGTATTTAATACAAATAACGGTAACATACCCAAATGGGAACAAGCTATTAAGCAGATTAAAACTCAAAATACTGGTAGTCTTGATTTTATAACACCTTATTTAAACATTAGTGCTCATCATATCAATAATTTTACTTTGGAAAAATCTTTAAAACAGCTTATACCTTGGCGTAAAGGGCCTTATCAAATTGGCGATTTGCAACTTGATAGTGAATGGCGAGGTGATATGAAATGGCATAGACTCATTCCCCATATCAAGCCACTTAAAGATAAGGTTGTGCTTGATGTCGGCTCTGGTAATGGCTACTTTACTTATCTTATGGCTATCTCAGGTGCTAAAATTGCACTAGGAATTGAGCCGTTCTTATTATTTAATTATCAGTTTCAAGCCATTCGAACATTAATTAATAATCTACCAAATGTATTTGTATTGCCATTATCCCTAGACAAAATACCAAAAAAACCTTTATTTGACACGGTATTTTCCATGGGTGTTTTATATCACCAAAAAGACTATGAGTTGCATTTAAACCAACTAAAAGATGTTATGAAACCAAGTGGAGAACTTATCTTAGAAACACTCATTATTGATTTGGAAAAAGTTAAAAAAATCATCCCAAAAGGACGTTACGCTAAAATGCGAAATGTTTACTGTCTACCATCTAAAAATACACTACGCACTTGGCTTGAAGATGCAGAATTTAAAAACATTAAATTGTTGGACGTTACCAAAACCACATCAAAAGAACAACGAGCAACTCATTGGATTGGCAATAACACACAATCTCTTAAAAACTTTCTTGATCCAAATAATAGAGACTTAACCATCGAAGGGTTTCCAGCACCTAAGCGTGCAATTTTTATCTGTCAAAAATAA